The following coding sequences are from one Leptolyngbya sp. NIES-3755 window:
- a CDS encoding ABC transporter-like protein (similar to AA sequence:cyanobase_aa:LBDG_45700), protein MNEPLFSVENLSVAYRAGQSQVVKNVSFVLQPGERLGLVGESGCGKSTLGRAAMRLLSDAAQIEGRVKFQGKSVFDLSPNELQKFRGEAVALIFQDPMTRLDPLMTIGDHCLETLKSHEPNLSTKAAKQRAIDTLKAVNIPENRWSQYPHEFSGGMRQRVAIALALLLNPKLIVADEPTTSLDVTVSAQILKELTRLCSERNMALILISHDLAMIAEYCDRIAVMYDGEIIETGSTESVFRNPQHSYTRTLLDSALHLQKDSDAIVESDRPDVAPILKLSELKQHYTIESNFISKLFDKNDRTIRAVDGIDLELYPGETLGLVGESGCGKSTLSRTILQLLKPTGGKVEFLGQNLTKLNREQLQQQRRQIQMIFQDPHACLNPRMTIGESIADPLLIHQLATPEKAKQEVEYVLERVGLTPVESFYNRYPGELSGGQQQRVAIARALITRPRLVICDEPVSMLDATVQTQVLQLMQDLKKEFDLTYLFITHDLWVARYFCDRIAVMNGGKIVELGETQAVFKHPKHSYTQSLLGAAPLLNKMTG, encoded by the coding sequence ATGAACGAGCCGCTGTTTTCCGTTGAAAATCTGTCTGTTGCGTATCGGGCTGGACAATCTCAAGTCGTTAAAAATGTCTCGTTTGTGTTGCAACCTGGAGAACGGCTTGGATTGGTGGGTGAATCTGGGTGTGGCAAGTCAACGCTCGGACGGGCAGCGATGCGATTATTGTCGGATGCGGCTCAGATTGAAGGACGAGTCAAGTTTCAGGGAAAATCGGTCTTTGATTTATCTCCAAACGAGCTTCAAAAGTTTCGAGGTGAAGCGGTTGCGCTAATTTTTCAAGATCCGATGACTCGACTCGATCCATTAATGACGATCGGTGATCATTGTCTCGAAACTTTGAAGTCGCATGAACCGAATTTGTCTACTAAAGCAGCAAAACAAAGAGCGATCGACACTCTAAAAGCGGTCAACATTCCAGAAAATCGCTGGTCACAGTATCCGCATGAATTTAGTGGCGGAATGCGTCAAAGAGTTGCGATCGCGCTGGCACTTTTATTGAATCCAAAGTTAATCGTTGCGGATGAACCCACGACCAGTTTAGATGTTACCGTTTCGGCTCAGATTCTCAAGGAATTGACGCGCCTTTGTAGTGAGCGAAATATGGCGTTGATTCTGATTTCACATGATTTGGCAATGATCGCGGAATATTGCGATCGGATTGCAGTGATGTACGACGGTGAGATTATCGAAACAGGTTCAACCGAATCCGTATTCCGTAATCCGCAACATTCTTATACGCGAACCTTACTCGATTCAGCATTGCACCTACAAAAAGATTCTGATGCGATCGTTGAAAGCGATCGTCCTGATGTTGCCCCGATTTTGAAATTATCGGAACTCAAACAGCACTATACGATCGAGTCGAATTTCATCTCAAAACTGTTTGATAAGAACGATCGAACAATTCGCGCCGTAGATGGGATTGATCTTGAACTGTATCCTGGTGAAACGCTTGGACTCGTGGGCGAATCGGGTTGTGGGAAAAGCACTTTATCACGCACGATTCTTCAACTGCTCAAACCAACTGGGGGCAAAGTAGAATTTTTGGGTCAAAATCTTACCAAACTGAACCGCGAACAATTACAACAACAGCGGCGACAAATTCAGATGATCTTTCAAGATCCACACGCTTGTTTGAATCCCAGAATGACGATCGGAGAAAGTATTGCAGATCCATTACTCATTCATCAGCTTGCAACGCCTGAAAAAGCGAAGCAAGAAGTGGAATATGTTTTAGAACGAGTTGGATTAACGCCTGTGGAATCGTTCTATAACCGCTATCCAGGAGAACTTTCAGGTGGACAACAACAGAGAGTCGCGATCGCTCGTGCATTGATTACTCGTCCTCGATTAGTTATTTGCGATGAGCCTGTCAGTATGCTTGATGCAACCGTTCAAACTCAAGTTCTACAACTGATGCAGGATTTGAAAAAAGAATTCGATCTGACGTATCTGTTCATCACTCATGATTTGTGGGTGGCGCGATATTTCTGCGATCGTATTGCGGTGATGAACGGTGGCAAAATTGTTGAACTCGGTGAAACTCAAGCTGTATTCAAACATCCCAAACATTCGTATACTCAATCTTTGTTAGGGGCTGCACCGTTATTGAATAAAATGACAGGTTGA
- a CDS encoding glycoside hydrolase family protein (similar to AA sequence:cyanobase_aa:LBDG_45710), translating into MTKTNSKKPETPKVDPLEQNVGSWLVRSMIIFAIVLLIGHMQGKRPAFFNFDSAERGANAPLVMRGGDPYIRALMRTISASESNVRNPYTVMYGGSRVENLSQHPDRCITIVNGPNMGNCTTAAGRYQFITTTWEEKARRYHPDPNGFFMWRNYSFEPQFQDEVVYRWLSDTNAWGSDIRQLLKDGKIKTVLKMLSPTWTSLGYGIETNSMSDELPNVYRKVLQQELGKN; encoded by the coding sequence ATGACAAAAACGAATTCTAAAAAGCCAGAGACCCCGAAAGTTGACCCACTTGAACAGAATGTTGGTTCTTGGCTGGTTCGCAGCATGATTATTTTCGCGATCGTGCTGCTCATTGGTCACATGCAAGGAAAGCGTCCTGCGTTCTTCAATTTTGATAGTGCAGAACGTGGAGCCAATGCCCCTTTAGTCATGCGGGGTGGCGATCCGTATATTCGAGCTTTGATGCGAACGATTTCAGCGAGTGAATCAAATGTGCGAAATCCATATACGGTGATGTACGGTGGCTCTCGTGTGGAGAATTTAAGTCAGCATCCCGATCGCTGTATCACGATCGTCAATGGTCCTAACATGGGAAACTGCACCACTGCCGCAGGACGTTACCAATTTATTACAACCACTTGGGAAGAAAAGGCGAGACGGTATCATCCTGATCCGAATGGATTTTTCATGTGGCGCAATTATAGTTTCGAGCCGCAATTCCAGGATGAAGTGGTGTATCGCTGGTTGAGTGATACGAACGCTTGGGGTTCAGATATTCGGCAATTGTTGAAGGACGGAAAGATTAAAACCGTTTTGAAAATGCTGTCTCCGACTTGGACAAGTTTAGGATACGGAATTGAAACCAATTCGATGAGTGATGAATTGCCGAATGTTTATCGGAAGGTTTTGCAACAGGAATTAGGGAAGAATTAA